From Williamwhitmania sp., the proteins below share one genomic window:
- a CDS encoding DUF3108 domain-containing protein: protein MTRLLKIVLFSSLFLLHLSMVMAQGRPFSSGEKLHYKAIYNWGFFWIEAGEVDFSVTSETTLGNPRYIFKSSGQSLPNYDWIYRVRDRFESVVDSATLRPYSFTKESNEGNFRIWNSYSFNYETNKLMVQSETSTRRRQSDTLALNNYVFDVLTGVYYARCLDYSHYSYGQKIYINIAIDNKIYTLYGRFLGKEMLTLHDGRTFHTLKFSVLLVEGTIFKGGEDLVVWISDDRNKIPIMVEASILVGKVKAVLETAHGLKYPMSSFVEPISKP from the coding sequence ATGACGCGTTTGTTGAAAATTGTCCTTTTCTCAAGCTTGTTTCTACTTCACCTTTCCATGGTAATGGCACAGGGGCGTCCATTCTCTTCGGGCGAAAAGTTGCACTATAAGGCCATCTATAATTGGGGATTTTTTTGGATCGAAGCGGGAGAGGTTGACTTTAGCGTTACATCAGAAACTACGTTGGGGAATCCGCGATATATATTTAAATCGTCAGGGCAGAGCTTGCCCAACTACGACTGGATATATAGGGTTAGGGATAGATTTGAATCGGTTGTCGATTCTGCAACATTACGGCCTTATTCGTTTACAAAGGAGAGCAACGAGGGTAATTTTAGGATTTGGAATAGCTACAGCTTTAACTACGAAACCAACAAATTGATGGTTCAGTCCGAAACATCGACTCGGAGACGTCAATCCGACACCTTAGCGTTAAACAACTACGTTTTTGATGTATTAACCGGTGTTTACTATGCACGATGTTTGGACTATTCTCACTACTCATACGGTCAAAAGATATATATCAATATCGCTATCGATAATAAAATTTACACGCTATACGGACGATTTTTGGGCAAGGAAATGTTAACTCTCCACGATGGAAGGACTTTCCATACCTTAAAGTTCTCTGTTCTTTTGGTTGAAGGAACAATATTCAAAGGCGGGGAGGATCTTGTAGTTTGGATTTCCGACGATCGAAATAAGATTCCCATAATGGTGGAGGCCAGTATTTTAGTTGGTAAAGTGAAAGCGGTATTGGAAACAGCTCATGGGTTAAAATATCCAATGAGCAGCTTTGTAGAGCCAATATCAAAACCTTGA